In Pseudobacter ginsenosidimutans, the following are encoded in one genomic region:
- a CDS encoding SusD/RagB family nutrient-binding outer membrane lipoprotein: MKKTINHIILAVSFLAVAGSFSSCKKFLDVNKDPNNPTQIPAHTRLIGAITTTNGASMWRGAREMVGVMQYGATKLTTGSNRNAETWRFTASYFFWQNAYVFTMPNCVDLIVLGKKEQNYHFAGAGSVLLAVNLGMLADQYGSIVASDYYDGVSQINLLPKMDDQQTAYKYIDSLLTEAIKFFGMSNTTPLNYSGGDIMFNGDVNKWTRFAWALKARYLNHLSKKGSLYDPAAIITACGNAFNADGMDAQFPYIAGAQQTDENPFASWGGFTSATDPRYFTWTQFFVNMLTKFPVTETAYEDPRISKIMKPAASDSKYRGLRSGAGLAGGMDGTGTFTNEADYGPFSKSGFYTNVTSPFPFITYSEVKLIEAEASLRSSKKTEALNAYREGVSANMRKLGVSAGDINAYWTAQNADNLEAHFDNLTQGLSHIMRQKYITQCLNPETWVDMRRMDYSNDIYGPSLRRPANINTVIFDPANNNQWIRGMVYETNEQNRNPQAVGDNSEKFRLLTPLWWDKP; the protein is encoded by the coding sequence ATGAAAAAAACAATCAATCATATCATATTAGCTGTTTCATTTCTGGCAGTGGCGGGGTCTTTCAGCTCCTGTAAAAAATTCCTCGATGTAAATAAAGACCCGAACAATCCCACACAGATACCGGCGCATACCAGGCTGATCGGAGCTATCACTACTACCAATGGAGCATCCATGTGGAGAGGCGCCCGGGAGATGGTTGGCGTAATGCAATATGGCGCCACCAAACTAACTACCGGCAGTAACCGAAATGCCGAGACCTGGCGCTTTACAGCCAGCTATTTCTTCTGGCAGAATGCCTATGTTTTCACGATGCCCAACTGCGTGGACCTGATTGTTCTGGGTAAGAAAGAACAGAACTATCATTTCGCCGGCGCCGGTTCAGTGCTGCTGGCCGTGAACCTGGGCATGCTGGCTGACCAATACGGCTCCATCGTGGCAAGCGATTATTATGACGGTGTTTCGCAGATCAACCTGCTTCCTAAAATGGACGATCAGCAAACCGCTTACAAATACATCGATTCATTGCTGACCGAAGCCATCAAATTCTTCGGTATGTCCAATACTACTCCACTCAACTACAGCGGCGGCGATATCATGTTCAATGGAGATGTAAACAAATGGACCCGTTTTGCCTGGGCGCTGAAAGCGAGATACCTCAATCACCTTTCCAAAAAAGGCAGCCTCTATGATCCCGCTGCCATCATCACGGCCTGCGGCAATGCTTTCAATGCGGACGGCATGGATGCACAGTTCCCCTATATAGCAGGCGCGCAACAAACAGATGAGAATCCATTCGCCAGCTGGGGAGGCTTCACCAGCGCTACCGATCCCCGCTATTTCACCTGGACCCAGTTCTTCGTAAACATGCTCACTAAATTTCCAGTAACGGAAACAGCCTACGAAGACCCGAGGATCAGCAAGATCATGAAACCTGCCGCTTCAGACAGCAAATACAGGGGATTGAGATCAGGCGCAGGTTTGGCCGGAGGCATGGATGGAACCGGCACTTTCACCAATGAAGCAGATTACGGCCCATTCAGCAAAAGCGGCTTTTATACCAATGTGACTTCTCCCTTCCCATTCATTACCTATTCGGAAGTGAAACTGATCGAAGCAGAAGCCAGTCTCAGGTCCAGTAAAAAAACAGAAGCACTCAATGCCTACCGTGAAGGAGTAAGCGCCAATATGAGGAAACTCGGCGTGAGTGCAGGCGATATCAATGCTTACTGGACAGCACAAAATGCCGATAACCTGGAAGCGCATTTCGATAACCTCACTCAGGGCCTCAGCCATATCATGCGTCAGAAATATATCACGCAGTGCCTGAACCCGGAAACCTGGGTGGATATGCGAAGAATGGATTACAGCAACGATATCTATGGTCCTTCCTTACGCAGGCCCGCCAATATCAACACTGTGATCTTCGATCCCGCCAACAATAACCAATGGATACGCGGCATGGTGTATGAAACCAATGAGCAGAACAGGAATCCCCAGGCAGTAGGGGATAATTCAGAAAAGTTCAGATTACTTACACCACTGTGGTGGGATAAACCCTGA
- a CDS encoding N-acetylmuramoyl-L-alanine amidase, with the protein MMKPILIVLLSALASLASCSKASFRVLEKPIVFDEERKLLSLAYMKERHGINTSEPTIQPRMVVLHWTAIPSLEQSYDAFYAPTLKGGRKDIAASGNLNVSSHYLIDRDGTIFRQLPDTVFARHVIGLNYCAIGVENVGSNKEPLTRAQLKANEALIRHLKKKYAIEYVIGHYEYTLFDGDPIWKETDKNYRTVKTDPGKGFMKKIRHRLKDLDLKGPPAASSERK; encoded by the coding sequence ATGATGAAACCAATATTGATCGTTCTGCTGTCAGCATTGGCCAGCCTTGCATCCTGCTCAAAAGCAAGTTTCCGGGTGCTTGAAAAGCCAATCGTTTTTGATGAAGAAAGAAAGCTGCTTTCTCTCGCCTATATGAAAGAACGTCATGGTATCAATACCAGTGAACCCACCATCCAACCCAGGATGGTGGTGTTGCACTGGACAGCCATACCATCACTGGAACAATCATACGATGCATTCTATGCGCCCACATTGAAAGGCGGGAGAAAAGACATAGCAGCATCAGGCAATCTCAATGTATCTTCCCATTACCTGATCGACCGCGATGGCACTATCTTCAGGCAATTGCCCGATACCGTTTTTGCCAGGCATGTGATCGGACTGAACTATTGCGCCATCGGCGTTGAAAATGTTGGCAGCAATAAGGAGCCGCTCACACGCGCACAACTGAAAGCCAACGAGGCTTTGATCCGCCATCTCAAAAAGAAATATGCCATCGAATATGTGATCGGGCATTATGAATACACATTGTTTGATGGCGATCCTATCTGGAAAGAAACAGACAAGAATTATCGCACGGTCAAAACCGATCCCGGCAAAGGATTCATGAAGAAGATCCGCCACCGGTTGAAGGACCTTGACCTGAAAGGACCGCCCGCAGCATCTTCAGAAAGAAAGTGA
- a CDS encoding DUF4397 domain-containing protein, which translates to MNKILSCFRKSLLPVVAVVVAGVLFSACLKDNDGDNSQIPAAGLMAFNLAPDQQSLVIRLSGNSLTNSPLAYQSFTGVYQNIYTGNRSVGAFDYLASNPLVTTNHSFEQGKYYSLFVVGLDGKYKNVISTDNFDSLSASSGKAFVRYINAVTDSVNTANVTITSGGASVVNDNAVYATVSEFKEVAPGEITVAVKSNNGVDVNRTISVEAKKVYTILLSGVPGQTDEKSKVQIKFVTNGTLTDDPAKS; encoded by the coding sequence ATGAACAAGATCCTTTCTTGCTTCCGGAAAAGTCTGTTGCCGGTAGTGGCGGTGGTTGTAGCAGGAGTGTTGTTCTCAGCCTGTCTGAAAGATAATGATGGCGACAATTCCCAGATCCCTGCAGCAGGCCTGATGGCTTTCAATCTTGCACCGGACCAGCAATCACTTGTGATCCGCTTATCCGGTAATTCACTTACAAATTCACCGTTGGCATACCAGAGTTTCACAGGTGTTTATCAGAACATTTACACAGGTAACCGTTCAGTGGGCGCATTCGATTATCTTGCTTCCAATCCATTGGTTACTACCAATCACAGTTTCGAGCAGGGAAAATATTATTCCCTTTTTGTAGTGGGACTGGATGGCAAGTACAAAAATGTGATCTCCACTGACAATTTCGACAGCCTGTCTGCTTCATCAGGCAAAGCATTCGTACGTTATATCAATGCTGTTACGGATTCTGTGAATACAGCCAATGTGACCATCACATCCGGTGGCGCTTCTGTTGTGAACGACAATGCAGTGTATGCAACAGTAAGCGAATTCAAAGAAGTTGCACCTGGTGAGATCACCGTTGCAGTGAAAAGCAATAACGGTGTTGATGTGAACAGGACCATTTCAGTGGAAGCCAAAAAAGTGTACACTATTCTACTTTCCGGTGTACCCGGCCAAACCGATGAGAAGAGTAAAGTGCAGATCAAATTTGTAACGAATGGGACTTTGACAGACGATCCTGCAAAGAGCTAA
- a CDS encoding sigma-54 interaction domain-containing protein, translated as MLHSNLHMPTELPTQQRIYPIRTSGDIPKKLEIVGNSEGLQEIQQLITTVAPSESTVLILGETGTGKEMIARAIHNRSSRVQKVMVKVNCAALPANLIESELFGHERGSFTGAFDRRIGKFELAQGGTIFLDEIGEMPVELQVKLLRVLQEKELERIGGKTSIKVDVRIVAATNRDLEKEMAQGRFRPDLYYRLNVFPITVLPLRERRSDIPALAAHFLQKFAGRENKQITKIPDRYMAALMNYNWPGNIRELENVIERSVLMSTGKELSGCPLLSSSYSEGPSSGGAIKTIAENEKEHILKALSICNHKLYGPGGAAELLGINASTLKSRMNKLGIGKKFMAGSPRMA; from the coding sequence ATGTTACACTCAAACCTGCACATGCCCACTGAGCTGCCAACGCAGCAAAGGATCTATCCCATCAGAACTTCCGGTGACATTCCAAAGAAATTAGAAATTGTCGGCAACAGCGAAGGCTTGCAAGAGATCCAGCAACTGATCACTACAGTGGCTCCTTCAGAAAGTACTGTACTGATCCTGGGTGAAACAGGCACAGGAAAAGAAATGATAGCAAGGGCTATCCATAACCGTTCGTCACGTGTTCAGAAAGTGATGGTCAAAGTGAATTGCGCTGCCCTGCCTGCCAATCTCATCGAGAGTGAATTATTCGGTCATGAACGAGGCAGCTTTACAGGCGCATTCGACAGACGTATCGGGAAATTTGAACTGGCACAGGGCGGCACCATTTTCCTGGATGAAATTGGAGAGATGCCGGTAGAGCTGCAGGTAAAATTATTGCGGGTGCTGCAGGAAAAAGAACTGGAACGAATAGGAGGTAAAACGAGCATCAAAGTGGATGTTCGCATTGTTGCCGCTACCAACCGCGATCTCGAAAAAGAAATGGCGCAGGGAAGGTTCCGTCCGGATCTCTATTATCGCCTGAATGTATTTCCCATCACCGTGTTGCCGTTGCGGGAGCGCCGTTCGGATATTCCTGCACTGGCTGCTCATTTTCTGCAAAAGTTTGCCGGGAGGGAAAATAAGCAGATCACGAAGATCCCGGACCGTTATATGGCCGCATTGATGAATTACAACTGGCCGGGCAATATCAGGGAACTGGAGAACGTGATAGAAAGAAGTGTATTGATGAGTACAGGAAAGGAACTTTCCGGTTGTCCATTACTGTCATCTTCTTATTCGGAGGGGCCATCATCAGGCGGCGCTATCAAAACGATCGCAGAAAATGAAAAGGAACATATTTTGAAAGCCTTGTCTATTTGCAATCATAAATTGTACGGTCCCGGCGGCGCCGCTGAATTGCTTGGCATCAATGCATCCACCCTTAAATCCCGCATGAACAAACTGGGGATCGGCAAAAAGTTCATGGCAGGAAGCCCCCGAATGGCTTGA
- a CDS encoding sigma 54-interacting transcriptional regulator codes for MKKKLLIVEDEFVVANDLRLILQKVGYQVCGMADSFQSALDMIEEHQPTLVLLDIYLKGPKTGIDLARILHEKDIAFVYLSANNNQKVLEEAKATQPYGFLVKPFREKDVLVALEIAYYRHAHSLEAKLRKEQSLQVELARIMAAKLHWEERLLQMAIHLQQAVPFDYIVLGLKKAEEDLPRAVSFFRTGFNEYQSIMLPDLKNMVGVSAEQFAELCHHIFKQGPTLHNGSDFEEECNRMPVKKLLSKKLGLNSNLYVPLTMANGEIFFFSFLNRREDAYTSEHLDLVERLQATLTLSIGRLLAFEEIERLTEQLKREKSYLQEEVKTSSNFEEIIGSSYKMLRVFDLVTQVAPVDTSVLLLGESGTGKELVARAIHNLSSRKDKLLVKMNCAALPANLIESELFGHEKGAFTGAMEKRIGKFELAQGGTIFLDEIGEIPVDLQSKLLRVLQEKEIERIGGSTTIKVDVRIIAATNRNLEEEVAAGKFRLDLYYRLNVFPVTLPPLRERKDDIPLLANFFGHKFSRKTGKPFHGIKAEAMDEMLRYHWPGNIREMENLVEQAFVLNDGRSPLQWGRPLNNDRVVPESLVVEMVPKTLNDVKEGQLAAEREYILSILKQTNGRIRGAGGAAELLNLKPTTLESRMEKLGIKKMHILKDKETGS; via the coding sequence ATGAAGAAAAAGCTGCTAATTGTAGAAGACGAGTTTGTAGTGGCCAATGACCTCAGGCTGATCCTGCAAAAGGTCGGTTACCAGGTTTGCGGTATGGCTGATTCTTTCCAGTCTGCGCTTGATATGATCGAAGAACATCAACCTACACTGGTGTTGCTGGATATTTACCTGAAAGGGCCTAAGACAGGTATCGATCTGGCCAGGATCCTGCATGAAAAAGACATAGCCTTCGTTTATCTCTCCGCCAACAATAATCAAAAAGTTCTGGAAGAAGCCAAGGCTACACAGCCCTATGGATTCCTGGTGAAGCCATTCCGTGAAAAAGATGTGCTGGTAGCCCTGGAGATCGCCTACTACCGCCATGCGCATAGCCTGGAAGCCAAACTTCGTAAGGAACAATCGCTGCAGGTGGAACTGGCCAGGATCATGGCCGCCAAACTGCATTGGGAAGAAAGACTGCTGCAAATGGCCATACACCTGCAACAGGCTGTGCCATTCGATTATATTGTACTGGGATTGAAAAAAGCAGAGGAAGACCTGCCCAGGGCTGTCAGCTTTTTCCGCACTGGTTTCAATGAATACCAGTCCATCATGTTACCGGACCTGAAGAATATGGTGGGAGTATCGGCTGAACAGTTCGCGGAACTATGCCATCATATTTTTAAACAGGGCCCTACACTGCATAACGGTTCCGATTTCGAGGAAGAATGTAACCGGATGCCGGTGAAGAAACTATTGTCAAAGAAACTCGGATTGAACAGCAACCTCTATGTGCCACTCACTATGGCAAATGGAGAAATATTCTTTTTCTCTTTTCTTAACCGGAGAGAAGATGCGTATACCAGTGAACATCTTGACCTGGTGGAACGCCTGCAGGCAACTCTCACGCTTTCCATCGGCCGGCTGCTGGCCTTCGAAGAAATAGAAAGACTCACAGAGCAACTGAAAAGAGAAAAAAGCTACCTGCAAGAAGAAGTGAAAACCTCCTCCAATTTTGAAGAGATCATAGGTAGCAGTTATAAGATGCTTCGTGTATTCGACCTCGTTACCCAGGTAGCACCGGTGGACACTTCCGTTTTGTTATTGGGAGAAAGCGGTACTGGTAAGGAGCTGGTGGCAAGGGCTATACATAACCTGTCTTCGCGAAAAGATAAATTGCTGGTGAAAATGAACTGCGCCGCACTGCCGGCCAACCTGATCGAAAGCGAGTTGTTCGGTCATGAGAAAGGCGCATTCACCGGCGCCATGGAAAAACGTATCGGGAAATTTGAGCTGGCGCAGGGCGGTACCATCTTCCTGGATGAGATAGGGGAGATCCCTGTTGACCTGCAATCAAAGCTACTGAGGGTATTGCAGGAAAAAGAGATCGAGCGCATTGGGGGCAGCACTACCATTAAAGTGGACGTACGCATCATTGCCGCTACCAACCGCAACCTGGAAGAGGAAGTGGCCGCTGGCAAATTCCGGCTGGACCTGTATTATCGCCTGAATGTTTTTCCCGTAACGCTTCCTCCGCTCCGCGAAAGGAAGGATGATATACCACTGCTGGCTAATTTCTTCGGACATAAATTCTCACGTAAGACCGGCAAGCCTTTTCATGGCATCAAAGCGGAAGCGATGGACGAAATGCTGCGCTATCACTGGCCGGGCAATATCCGCGAAATGGAGAACCTGGTGGAACAGGCTTTCGTATTGAATGATGGAAGAAGCCCGCTGCAATGGGGCCGTCCATTGAACAACGATCGTGTGGTCCCTGAATCACTGGTGGTGGAGATGGTGCCTAAAACCCTGAATGATGTAAAGGAGGGGCAACTGGCGGCCGAGCGTGAATACATCTTATCAATACTGAAACAGACCAATGGCCGCATCCGCGGTGCCGGCGGCGCAGCCGAATTACTGAACCTGAAACCCACTACACTGGAATCGAGAATGGAAAAACTCGGCATCAAAAAAATGCATATTCTGAAAGATAAAGAAACAGGCAGCTGA
- a CDS encoding sensor histidine kinase, with the protein MQTKLPIASYLVILLLTAFSVSATAQSALDNEIDSLQRAIAKAPPDTSKTSLQLSLLPRLYTRYLLGGNLASDSLAFCKTINDCRSLSIQLKDSYARGTTYLWDAYFFNLLSDHPKRDALLNQGFSIFRSTNDKKGLANAHFFKAELRSGIETDSAKLLHYDSSILLAREAGDLRKQAQAMRAAASMHQRLGNNPHAIELLLQALELQKKIGDNRTHFTTDALAQAYAWSRNHKEGLRYAISSVDLSRENKDTAMIVTFYQRLAFLYYSMNNFDKSYFYFDKALSAYKPGASELNTIVSMTNLSGKADCLIRQGKHQQAWSEITSYLKEHPVKDERLLDYLHFTFLTLFYDQGEFRKAEAKLLQLMSHRNDWDFVKRYMILVHTKAGQVYLHLRQPDKAALYADSAYIAAEMHKSYDVMRDNSLTLYQVDSMRGDHHSAMKHYVRYKEFSDSVQKDIADRSLAELSVRYETDQKNAELSTLANRTRLQQETIQQSGYLRNAMIGGSALLLLLLLVTWNRFRVKKKANLLLQQKQEEINWQNTVLEKMIADEKKITEEKDKLLVEKEWLMKEINHRVKNNLQVVMSLLNTQSSYLKDEAALNAIHESRHRVHAISLIHRKLYQSDQLLTVIDMGTYIKEVVEYLSDNLDTGNSIAFGLFIDPISLDVTQAVPTGLIINEAVTNAVKYAFPGNSKGQINICMYKNTGGVIELLISDNGIGLPGDFDWRNTDSLGMSLMNGLSRQLDGTFEVVQQNGLTIKINFERSKSTAQ; encoded by the coding sequence GTGCAAACAAAGCTTCCCATAGCCTCTTACCTGGTTATCTTATTGCTGACTGCTTTCTCCGTTTCAGCAACTGCACAGTCTGCACTGGACAATGAAATAGACAGTCTGCAGCGCGCCATTGCCAAAGCCCCGCCGGATACCAGCAAAACAAGTTTGCAACTGAGCCTTCTCCCAAGACTATATACACGCTATCTCCTGGGCGGGAACCTGGCCTCCGACTCACTGGCCTTCTGCAAAACGATCAATGATTGCCGTTCACTCAGCATCCAACTCAAAGATTCATACGCCAGGGGAACCACCTATCTCTGGGATGCCTATTTCTTTAATCTGTTAAGCGATCATCCAAAAAGAGACGCACTGCTCAACCAGGGATTTTCCATTTTTCGCTCCACCAACGATAAAAAAGGACTGGCCAATGCACATTTCTTCAAGGCTGAATTGAGGTCGGGCATAGAAACAGATTCCGCCAAACTGCTCCATTATGATTCTTCGATCCTGCTTGCCCGTGAGGCCGGCGATTTGAGAAAACAGGCCCAGGCCATGCGCGCTGCTGCCTCCATGCACCAGAGGCTGGGCAATAATCCTCATGCGATAGAATTGCTCCTGCAGGCCCTGGAGCTGCAAAAGAAGATCGGAGATAACCGTACACATTTCACAACAGACGCATTGGCGCAAGCCTATGCCTGGAGCCGCAACCATAAGGAGGGCTTACGGTATGCTATCAGTTCAGTGGACCTCAGCCGCGAAAACAAGGATACCGCCATGATCGTTACCTTCTATCAACGGCTGGCATTCCTGTATTACAGCATGAATAATTTCGATAAATCATATTTCTATTTCGATAAGGCCCTCAGCGCTTACAAACCCGGTGCTTCGGAATTGAATACGATCGTAAGCATGACCAATCTCTCCGGTAAAGCTGATTGCCTGATCCGGCAGGGAAAGCACCAGCAGGCATGGAGCGAAATTACCAGCTACCTGAAAGAACATCCGGTGAAAGATGAAAGACTGCTGGATTATCTTCACTTCACCTTTCTCACTTTGTTTTATGATCAGGGTGAATTCAGGAAGGCAGAGGCAAAGCTGCTTCAGCTGATGAGCCATAGGAACGATTGGGATTTTGTAAAACGATACATGATCCTTGTGCACACAAAAGCCGGCCAGGTTTATCTGCACCTGCGCCAGCCGGACAAGGCAGCACTCTATGCAGACAGCGCCTACATTGCCGCTGAAATGCATAAGTCGTACGATGTGATGCGTGATAACAGTCTCACGTTATACCAGGTTGACTCCATGAGAGGAGATCATCACTCCGCCATGAAGCACTATGTCAGGTACAAGGAGTTCTCGGATTCCGTTCAGAAAGATATTGCAGACAGAAGTCTGGCAGAACTTTCTGTCCGTTATGAAACAGATCAGAAGAATGCCGAGCTTTCCACGCTGGCCAACCGAACACGCCTCCAGCAGGAAACGATCCAGCAGAGCGGTTACCTTCGCAATGCCATGATCGGCGGATCAGCGCTGCTCCTGCTCTTGCTGCTTGTTACCTGGAACAGGTTCCGTGTAAAGAAAAAGGCCAATCTCCTCCTTCAGCAAAAACAGGAAGAGATCAACTGGCAAAATACCGTGCTGGAAAAAATGATAGCGGATGAAAAGAAGATCACGGAAGAAAAAGACAAGCTCCTGGTTGAAAAGGAATGGCTGATGAAAGAGATCAACCACCGCGTCAAGAACAATCTCCAGGTAGTGATGAGCCTGCTCAATACGCAAAGCAGTTACCTGAAAGACGAAGCCGCACTCAACGCCATCCATGAGAGCAGGCACCGCGTTCATGCCATCTCCCTCATCCACCGGAAACTATACCAGAGCGACCAGCTGCTAACGGTGATCGATATGGGTACATACATCAAGGAAGTGGTGGAATATCTTTCAGACAATCTGGATACTGGCAACAGCATCGCCTTTGGCCTCTTCATCGATCCCATTTCCCTGGATGTTACCCAGGCTGTACCAACCGGCCTCATCATCAATGAAGCTGTTACCAATGCCGTGAAATATGCATTCCCCGGCAATAGCAAGGGACAGATCAATATCTGCATGTACAAAAATACCGGAGGAGTAATAGAATTACTGATCAGTGATAACGGGATCGGTTTACCCGGTGATTTCGACTGGAGGAATACCGATTCTCTCGGCATGAGCCTGATGAACGGATTGAGCCGGCAACTGGATGGAACTTTTGAAGTAGTGCAACAGAATGGCCTTACCATAAAAATTAATTTTGAACGGAGTAAATCAACTGCTCAATGA
- a CDS encoding nuclear transport factor 2 family protein, whose translation MSPALQTITDIYASMEQGNIGKLLTILDDSVLVYTAQCMGGNRRGREGILQLISLFYRPGSRAPKTAGHYMEQGNTVIVLGDIRMRDWESIDSPMSFADIWVFDNNRIISVVFYYRDPELLCEYLSRQ comes from the coding sequence ATGTCTCCGGCCTTACAAACGATCACTGATATATATGCTTCGATGGAACAAGGAAATATCGGGAAGCTACTGACTATTCTGGACGACTCCGTATTAGTGTACACGGCCCAATGCATGGGAGGCAATCGTCGCGGGCGGGAAGGCATTTTACAATTGATCTCCCTGTTTTACCGGCCTGGCAGCAGGGCACCCAAAACAGCCGGGCATTACATGGAACAGGGAAACACAGTGATAGTATTGGGCGATATCCGGATGAGAGACTGGGAGTCGATTGACAGCCCGATGTCTTTTGCAGATATATGGGTGTTTGATAATAACCGGATCATTTCGGTAGTGTTCTATTACAGGGATCCGGAATTGTTGTGCGAGTATTTGTCGAGGCAGTAA